One genomic window of Bradyrhizobium sp. B124 includes the following:
- a CDS encoding peroxidase-related enzyme (This protein belongs to a clade of uncharacterized proteins related to peroxidases such as the alkylhydroperoxidase AhpD.), with product MSAPAISRFPVPDIATLPEDIRARIAAVQEKSGFVPNVFLTLAHRPDEFRAFFAYHDALMDKPGPITKAEREMIVVATSSVNQCQYCVVAHGAILRVRAKNPLIADQVAVNYRKADITERQRAMLDFAMKVSARAYEVGDADIQDLKAHGFTEDDAWDIAAIAAFFGMSNRLANVTSMRPNDEFFAMGR from the coding sequence ATGTCAGCGCCCGCCATCAGCCGCTTTCCTGTCCCCGACATCGCTACGCTCCCCGAGGATATTCGCGCGCGGATAGCGGCGGTTCAGGAAAAGTCCGGTTTCGTGCCCAACGTTTTCCTGACGCTCGCGCATCGTCCCGACGAGTTTCGGGCATTCTTCGCCTATCACGACGCCCTCATGGACAAGCCCGGTCCGATAACCAAGGCCGAGCGTGAGATGATCGTCGTGGCGACGAGCAGCGTCAATCAATGTCAGTATTGCGTGGTCGCGCACGGCGCGATCCTGCGCGTACGAGCGAAGAACCCGCTGATCGCGGACCAGGTCGCCGTCAATTATCGCAAGGCCGATATTACCGAGCGACAAAGGGCGATGCTCGATTTCGCGATGAAGGTCTCGGCGCGAGCCTATGAAGTGGGCGACGCCGACATCCAGGATCTGAAGGCTCACGGATTCACGGAGGATGATGCATGGGACATCGCGGCGATTGCGGCATTCTTCGGCATGTCGAACCGTCTTGCCAACGTCACCAGCATGCGTCCGAACGACGAGTTCTTTGCGATGGGTCGCTGA